A region of Carnobacterium gallinarum DSM 4847 DNA encodes the following proteins:
- a CDS encoding pentapeptide repeat-containing protein, which yields MKVDIEEKIKSHEKYVQTLGKQGEELILDEFQFENENLVNVNLSESSLTDCSFENLKLENVDFYGANLYSSSFASAQIIQGGYVKSKADYTFFARANINQTNFLKAELPETDFSDSTIKNSSFVSADLRDANFSNSLLENVDFKYTWFKDTILKNSTIKNPINLNEAVIKSINIGTVEEPIILEKEQAVQWMIDNSNK from the coding sequence ATGAAAGTAGATATTGAAGAAAAAATAAAATCCCATGAAAAATATGTTCAAACTTTAGGGAAACAAGGAGAAGAACTAATATTAGATGAATTCCAATTTGAAAATGAAAATCTTGTTAATGTTAATCTTTCAGAAAGTTCTTTGACAGATTGCTCATTTGAAAATCTAAAACTAGAAAATGTAGATTTTTACGGAGCTAATTTATATTCATCTAGTTTTGCGAGTGCACAAATCATTCAAGGTGGTTATGTAAAAAGTAAGGCAGACTATACTTTTTTTGCTAGAGCTAATATAAATCAAACGAACTTTTTGAAAGCAGAATTACCAGAAACTGATTTTTCTGATTCTACCATAAAGAACAGTAGCTTTGTATCAGCTGATTTAAGAGATGCAAATTTTAGTAATTCTTTATTGGAAAACGTAGATTTCAAATATACCTGGTTTAAAGATACTATTTTAAAAAATTCAACAATTAAAAATCCTATAAATTTAAATGAGGCTGTTATAAAGTCAATTAATATAGGAACTGTGGAAGAACCTATAATTCTAGAAAAAGAACAAGCAGTTCAGTGGATGATTGATAATAGTAATAAGTAA